One genomic segment of Virgibacillus doumboii includes these proteins:
- the hemL gene encoding glutamate-1-semialdehyde 2,1-aminomutase: MANFNKSEDAYKEAVDLMPGGVNSPVRAFKSVGMSPIFMESGKGSKITDIDGNEYIDYVLSWGPLILGHADDRVVSSLQEAAAKGTSFGAPTLLENKLTQMVVDRVPSIEMVRMVNSGTEATMSALRLARGYTGRDKILKFEGNYHGHGDSLLIKAGSGVATLGLPDSPGVPESIAQNTITVPYNDVESVRYAFENYGNDIAAVIVEPVSGNMGVVPPQEDFLHELRQLTNDYASVLIFDEVMTGFRVGYNCAQGYFGVTPDLTCLGKVIGGGLPVGAYGGKREIMERVAPTGSIYQAGTLSGNPLAMTAGYETLNALDESSYEDINAKVDKLVEGYKQAAIDFDIPLQINRAGSMVGFFFTNEPVINYETAQNANVDYFAQYYRAMIEEGVFLPPSQFEGVFMSTAHTDEDIEKTIQAVRTAFSKIEK; the protein is encoded by the coding sequence GTGGCAAACTTTAACAAGTCAGAGGATGCGTACAAAGAAGCGGTTGACCTGATGCCAGGTGGCGTTAACTCGCCTGTCCGGGCATTCAAATCTGTCGGTATGTCACCAATTTTTATGGAGTCCGGCAAAGGATCGAAAATTACAGATATTGATGGCAATGAATACATTGATTATGTGCTGAGCTGGGGGCCTCTGATTCTTGGGCATGCTGATGATCGGGTTGTATCCAGTTTACAGGAAGCGGCAGCAAAAGGAACAAGTTTTGGTGCACCAACATTATTGGAAAATAAGTTAACACAAATGGTTGTTGACCGGGTCCCATCAATTGAAATGGTACGTATGGTCAACTCAGGGACAGAAGCTACAATGAGTGCGTTACGCCTTGCCCGCGGATATACAGGTCGGGACAAAATATTAAAATTTGAAGGAAATTATCATGGGCATGGAGATTCATTGCTTATTAAAGCCGGATCCGGTGTTGCTACTCTGGGTCTTCCTGACAGTCCGGGAGTTCCTGAATCGATTGCCCAAAATACAATTACCGTACCATACAATGATGTTGAAAGTGTACGATACGCATTTGAGAATTATGGTAATGATATTGCTGCGGTCATCGTTGAACCTGTATCTGGAAATATGGGTGTTGTACCACCGCAGGAAGACTTCTTGCATGAATTAAGACAACTAACAAATGATTATGCATCCGTGCTTATTTTTGATGAAGTTATGACCGGGTTCCGCGTTGGTTATAATTGTGCACAGGGTTATTTCGGCGTCACTCCTGATTTAACGTGTCTTGGTAAAGTAATTGGCGGTGGCCTTCCAGTAGGTGCATATGGCGGAAAACGTGAAATTATGGAACGGGTCGCACCAACAGGGTCAATTTATCAGGCTGGAACATTGTCCGGTAATCCACTGGCAATGACAGCTGGATATGAAACATTAAATGCATTGGATGAGTCTTCATATGAAGATATTAATGCTAAAGTGGATAAACTCGTGGAAGGATACAAACAAGCAGCAATTGATTTTGATATCCCACTCCAGATAAATCGTGCAGGTTCGATGGTCGGCTTTTTCTTCACTAATGAGCCGGTAATTAATTATGAAACAGCGCAAAATGCGAATGTCGATTATTTTGCACAATATTATCGGGCAATGATTGAAGAAGGTGTCTTTTTGCCACCATCCCAGTTTGAGGGAGTATTTATGTCAACTGCTCACACTGACGAGGATATTGAAAAAACAATTCAGGCAGTGCGCACTGCCTTTTCAAAAATTGAAAAGTAA
- the spoVID gene encoding stage VI sporulation protein D encodes MSNDREVFSFDLNESLYFERGQEVAEMVGISLDPEISIQPFNDYISIRGVIELRGTYQKEQFANPDDEDTLDFDDYHSRRYVEKVLEMDNGQSEFIHRFPVEISVPTYRVSDLNDVTVNIESFDYEIPNQSQLKLSSTIEISGISDQSEVTPELGADNETVFMPRGEESFSFDVKAEKETQNTDEMVNPEITPVLPPEIDTGNDESDDDESEERVLWKTKKSQSLAEFFAKDKPEESPEEESPSMQDYDNDYESVDYYESDDNQMEDVRYLADMFRSDDDESYAQMRLCIVQDSDTVESIADRYEISPLQLVNQNHLSNDSLEEGQLLYIPYKKKQ; translated from the coding sequence TTGTCCAACGATCGTGAAGTGTTCAGTTTTGATTTGAATGAGTCGCTTTATTTTGAAAGAGGACAGGAAGTTGCCGAAATGGTAGGAATTTCATTGGACCCGGAAATTTCTATCCAGCCATTCAATGACTATATTTCAATTAGAGGAGTTATTGAACTCCGCGGTACTTATCAAAAGGAGCAGTTTGCAAATCCGGATGATGAGGATACACTCGATTTTGATGATTACCATTCAAGACGGTATGTCGAAAAAGTATTAGAAATGGACAATGGTCAATCAGAGTTTATCCATCGGTTCCCGGTGGAGATATCTGTTCCGACTTATCGTGTTTCCGATTTAAATGATGTAACGGTAAACATTGAATCATTTGATTATGAAATACCAAATCAGAGTCAGCTGAAACTGAGTTCTACTATTGAAATAAGCGGAATCAGTGATCAGTCTGAGGTGACACCTGAATTAGGGGCAGATAATGAAACTGTATTTATGCCGAGGGGAGAGGAAAGTTTTTCATTTGATGTAAAAGCTGAAAAGGAAACACAGAACACAGATGAAATGGTTAATCCGGAAATAACACCTGTCCTGCCACCGGAAATCGATACCGGTAATGACGAATCAGACGATGATGAATCGGAGGAAAGGGTACTGTGGAAAACTAAGAAGTCACAGTCACTCGCCGAATTTTTCGCTAAAGATAAACCAGAAGAAAGTCCTGAGGAGGAATCTCCATCAATGCAGGATTACGACAACGACTATGAATCTGTTGATTATTATGAAAGTGATGATAATCAAATGGAAGATGTCCGGTATTTAGCGGACATGTTCCGGAGTGATGATGATGAAAGCTATGCACAAATGCGTTTATGCATCGTTCAGGATTCGGATACCGTGGAGTCGATTGCTGACCGTTACGAAATATCACCGTTACAACTTGTGAATCAGAATCATTTATCAAACGACAGCCTGGAAGAGGGTCAATTATTATATATTCCATACAAGAAAAAACAATAG
- a CDS encoding phosphotransferase yields the protein MERINKIAWAYGIRPFKVDQISKRVFRVSDGNYEYALKESKLTEKELEAWEYVFHQAYSQNLTGILPVYLTKNSRLYTFHKQTYYYLTPWIPSMEISEKEAIKTLYDTIGGIHANTKRTQSIQTESAINSFTEYQKACANLRAQSLYYVELFEKNRFMSPFELLACTQYRLMDQVLFVLNNHIEQFIKAVEENEWNYSLCHGNLNLSHLIQHNYTYIINWEKAKFDNAVMDLSVFMKQQVRYYDRTPEQLTEAFSAYMSKNELTKSELHLLAIYLLDPFSYINLIEAYSDNPANDTMINQTIALQQVSRQLHMGLKWSDYIEKELISSSTEDN from the coding sequence TTGGAAAGGATAAATAAAATAGCTTGGGCGTATGGAATCAGGCCATTTAAAGTTGATCAGATTTCCAAACGGGTTTTTCGAGTAAGTGATGGTAACTATGAGTATGCATTAAAAGAAAGCAAACTTACTGAAAAAGAATTGGAGGCCTGGGAGTATGTGTTTCATCAGGCATATTCCCAGAATCTTACAGGTATTTTACCAGTATATTTAACAAAGAATTCCCGTTTATATACATTTCATAAGCAGACATATTACTATTTGACACCATGGATCCCATCAATGGAAATAAGTGAAAAGGAAGCAATTAAAACTTTATATGATACAATTGGCGGGATTCATGCTAATACAAAGCGGACACAAAGCATCCAAACAGAATCTGCAATAAACAGCTTTACCGAGTATCAGAAGGCCTGTGCAAATTTACGGGCACAATCGTTATATTATGTTGAGTTATTTGAAAAAAATCGTTTTATGTCACCCTTCGAACTACTGGCATGTACGCAATATAGACTGATGGATCAGGTTCTCTTCGTGCTGAATAACCATATTGAACAATTTATTAAAGCGGTTGAGGAAAATGAGTGGAATTACAGCCTCTGTCACGGTAATCTGAACTTATCTCATTTAATCCAACATAACTACACGTATATAATCAACTGGGAAAAGGCAAAATTTGATAATGCTGTTATGGATCTATCGGTATTTATGAAACAGCAGGTCCGCTATTACGACCGAACACCTGAACAGTTAACTGAAGCCTTTTCGGCATACATGAGTAAGAATGAACTGACAAAAAGTGAACTCCACCTTCTTGCAATTTATCTATTGGATCCGTTTTCGTACATAAATTTAATCGAGGCTTATTCCGATAATCCTGCTAACGATACAATGATTAATCAGACAATCGCGTTGCAACAAGTTTCACGCCAACTGCACATGGGTCTTAAATGGTCTGATTATATTGAAAAGGAACTTATTTCATCATCCACAGAAGATAATTAG
- a CDS encoding valine--tRNA ligase: protein MSDESKLSMSSKYNPQNIEKDRYRFWVNGKFFEATGDDEKEPFTIVIPPPNVTGKLHLGHAWDTTMQDTISRMKRMQGYDVLWLPGMDHAGIATQAKVEAKLKEQGKNRYDLGREKFLDTVWDWKEEYADFIRSQWEKLGLGLDYSRERFTMDDGLSDAVREVFVTLYEKGLIYRGEYIINWDPATKTALSDIEVVYEEVQGKFYHMRYPIKDSDETIEIATTRPETMLGDTAVAVHPEDDRYKHLIGKTVVLPIVGREMEIVADEYVDMEMGSGAVKITPAHDPNDFEIGNRHNLERILVMNEDGSMNENAGKYKGLDRFECRKQIVKDLQDQGVLFEIEDHTHQVGHSERSGAVVEPYLSTQWFVNMQPLADASIELQNSDGKVNFVPDRFERTYLHWMENIRDWCISRQLWWGHRIPAWYHKETGEVYVGKEAPADIENWEQDEDVLDTWFSSALWPFSTMGWPDLDAEDFKRYFPTDVLVTGYDIIFFWVARMIFQSKQFTDKRPFKDVLIHGLIRDAEGRKMSKSLGNGVDPMDVIEKYGADSLRYFLLTGSTPGQDLRFHWEKVEATWNFANKVWNASRFSLMNMEGFTYEDIDLSREKSLADKWILTRLNETIEQVTRNTNKYEFGEAGRHLYNFIWDELCDWYIEMAKLPLYGEDEEQKQTTRSVLAHVLDQTMRMLHPYMPFITEEIWQQLPHKGESITVAAWPQVRQEFHDESASAEMKRLVSIIKAVRNIRAEVDTPMSKQVKLLIQTENAEITVELENNRNYLERFCNPSELIIDTDIDVPEKAMSAVITGAELFLPLEGLIDFDKEINRLEKELDKWTKEVERVQKKLANEGFVNKAPAAVVDEEKQKEKDYLDKQSKVKARLEELKS, encoded by the coding sequence ATGAGTGATGAATCTAAATTGTCGATGTCATCAAAATACAATCCACAGAACATTGAGAAAGACCGGTATCGATTTTGGGTCAATGGCAAGTTTTTTGAAGCTACCGGAGATGATGAAAAGGAACCATTTACGATTGTGATTCCACCACCAAATGTAACCGGAAAACTCCATTTAGGACATGCTTGGGATACAACGATGCAGGATACGATCTCCCGAATGAAACGGATGCAGGGATATGACGTATTATGGCTGCCGGGAATGGACCACGCGGGGATTGCAACACAGGCAAAAGTTGAAGCTAAATTGAAGGAACAGGGCAAGAACCGTTATGATTTAGGCCGGGAAAAGTTTCTTGATACCGTTTGGGACTGGAAGGAAGAATATGCTGATTTTATTCGTTCCCAATGGGAGAAGCTTGGCCTGGGACTTGATTATTCCCGTGAACGTTTTACAATGGATGATGGCTTATCTGATGCTGTTCGGGAAGTTTTTGTGACATTATATGAAAAAGGATTAATTTATCGCGGCGAATACATTATCAACTGGGATCCTGCTACAAAGACTGCACTTTCCGATATTGAAGTTGTTTATGAAGAGGTGCAAGGTAAATTTTATCACATGCGCTATCCGATTAAAGATAGTGATGAAACGATTGAAATCGCAACAACCCGTCCGGAAACGATGCTTGGGGATACTGCGGTTGCAGTTCATCCGGAAGATGACCGTTATAAACATCTGATTGGTAAAACGGTTGTGCTTCCAATTGTCGGCCGTGAAATGGAAATTGTAGCGGATGAGTATGTGGACATGGAAATGGGTTCTGGTGCCGTTAAAATTACACCAGCACATGACCCGAACGACTTTGAAATTGGCAACCGGCATAATCTGGAACGGATTCTCGTTATGAATGAAGACGGCTCAATGAATGAAAACGCCGGTAAATACAAGGGTCTGGACCGTTTTGAGTGCCGTAAGCAGATTGTAAAAGATTTGCAGGACCAGGGCGTTTTATTTGAAATTGAAGATCACACGCATCAGGTAGGCCATTCAGAGCGCAGTGGAGCTGTTGTCGAACCATATTTATCAACACAATGGTTTGTTAATATGCAGCCGCTTGCAGATGCATCAATCGAATTGCAAAACAGTGATGGTAAAGTAAATTTTGTACCTGACCGGTTTGAAAGGACATATCTTCATTGGATGGAAAATATACGTGACTGGTGTATTTCCAGACAGCTGTGGTGGGGACATCGCATCCCAGCCTGGTATCATAAAGAAACCGGTGAAGTCTATGTAGGCAAGGAAGCACCTGCTGATATCGAAAACTGGGAGCAGGATGAAGATGTTCTGGATACATGGTTCTCATCCGCATTATGGCCATTTTCAACAATGGGATGGCCGGATCTTGATGCAGAGGATTTCAAGCGGTACTTCCCGACTGATGTATTGGTAACAGGTTATGATATTATCTTTTTCTGGGTTGCCCGCATGATATTTCAGTCAAAACAATTCACTGATAAGCGGCCATTTAAAGATGTGTTAATTCATGGATTAATCCGGGATGCTGAGGGGCGCAAAATGAGTAAGTCACTCGGTAATGGTGTCGATCCAATGGATGTTATTGAAAAATACGGAGCTGACTCACTTCGCTATTTTCTATTGACTGGTTCTACTCCAGGACAGGATTTACGGTTCCATTGGGAAAAAGTTGAAGCAACATGGAATTTCGCAAACAAGGTGTGGAACGCATCACGCTTTTCATTGATGAACATGGAAGGATTTACTTATGAAGATATTGATTTATCACGTGAAAAATCGCTGGCAGATAAGTGGATTCTGACTCGTTTAAATGAAACGATTGAACAGGTAACCAGAAATACGAATAAATACGAGTTTGGTGAAGCGGGACGCCATCTGTACAACTTCATTTGGGATGAACTGTGTGACTGGTATATCGAAATGGCAAAACTTCCTTTATATGGTGAAGACGAGGAACAGAAACAAACAACACGATCAGTTCTTGCCCATGTTTTGGACCAGACGATGCGTATGCTTCATCCGTATATGCCGTTTATTACGGAGGAAATCTGGCAGCAGCTTCCGCATAAAGGGGAGTCCATCACTGTTGCAGCCTGGCCACAGGTAAGACAGGAATTTCATGATGAATCAGCATCAGCTGAAATGAAGCGACTTGTTTCCATTATTAAGGCCGTACGAAACATTCGTGCTGAAGTGGATACACCGATGTCCAAACAGGTTAAGCTTTTAATACAAACCGAGAATGCAGAAATCACTGTTGAATTAGAAAATAACCGTAACTACCTTGAGCGCTTCTGTAATCCGAGTGAGTTAATCATTGATACGGATATTGACGTGCCGGAAAAAGCAATGTCAGCGGTTATAACCGGAGCTGAGCTATTCCTGCCGCTAGAAGGCCTGATTGATTTTGATAAAGAAATCAATCGTTTGGAAAAGGAACTTGATAAATGGACAAAAGAGGTTGAGCGGGTACAGAAGAAGCTTGCCAATGAAGGTTTTGTGAATAAAGCTCCGGCAGCAGTAGTTGACGAGGAAAAGCAGAAGGAGAAAGACTATTTGGATAAACAGTCCAAAGTTAAAGCACGTCTGGAAGAGTTGAAGTCTTAA
- a CDS encoding ATP-grasp domain-containing protein, whose amino-acid sequence MNQRGWLIYSREDAETNKSYIDWFIDEARLQGISLELVLREELTVGIIQNKQTIFHKNLIVQLPDFAVIRTIEPLLNKLLESMGISVYNSSSISSFCNNKALTHFHINKLSIPMVDTIFVKRKNLLLTPPMDFPFVVKENDGRGGNQVYLINNQQEWKKYFADVSAQELIIQSTKNVQLGKDVRVFVVGNKIIGAVLRESKSDFRSNYKLGGSATWYSLNHCEKKLINRIIQEFDFGMVGVDFLIDNNGGMLFNEIEDVVGSRTLSAVSDKNILAEYVAYIKRSGNM is encoded by the coding sequence ATGAATCAAAGAGGCTGGTTAATTTATAGCCGGGAAGATGCAGAAACGAACAAATCCTATATCGACTGGTTTATCGATGAGGCACGATTACAGGGCATTTCACTTGAACTGGTTTTACGGGAAGAACTGACAGTGGGGATTATACAAAACAAACAAACAATATTCCATAAAAATTTGATTGTTCAGCTTCCGGATTTTGCTGTTATCAGAACAATTGAACCATTGCTGAACAAATTGCTGGAATCAATGGGAATCTCTGTTTACAACTCGTCTTCCATCTCAAGCTTTTGCAATAATAAAGCATTAACACATTTTCACATAAATAAGCTTTCCATCCCCATGGTTGATACGATTTTTGTTAAAAGAAAAAATCTGTTGTTGACTCCTCCAATGGATTTTCCGTTCGTTGTTAAAGAAAATGACGGCAGGGGTGGCAACCAAGTATATTTAATCAACAATCAGCAGGAATGGAAAAAATATTTTGCTGATGTTTCCGCACAGGAATTAATTATTCAGTCAACGAAAAATGTGCAGCTTGGAAAGGATGTCAGAGTTTTTGTAGTAGGAAATAAGATAATCGGTGCTGTACTCAGGGAAAGCAAGTCTGATTTCCGTTCAAATTATAAATTGGGTGGTTCGGCAACATGGTACTCCCTAAATCATTGCGAAAAAAAATTGATAAATAGAATAATTCAGGAATTTGATTTTGGTATGGTCGGGGTTGACTTTCTGATTGATAACAATGGCGGGATGCTTTTTAATGAAATAGAAGATGTTGTTGGATCCAGAACATTGAGTGCTGTAAGTGATAAAAATATTTTAGCTGAATACGTTGCATATATAAAAAGGAGCGGGAATATGTAA
- a CDS encoding ATP-grasp domain-containing protein: MDLHGWIIYNGYLPGNKFLDFAEWIQEAAHKRNISTSIYKNNELLPLLSTGELELLNSQQTKKPDFVVFTDKDIYLAKQLELMGIPVFNNAESIEKSDDKIATYQMLAAEKLPVPKTIIAPKIFAKTSQFNPKDFQNATEDLGFPMIIKEAFGSFGEQVYLVHTIEEMFAKVRELHGKPFMLQEYVHSSHGTDMRLHVVGNHVVAAMTRHASNDFRANVTAGGTMKKYQPSIEEKNIAVAAAKAIGTDFAGVDLLFGPNNTPIICEVNSNAHIRNMFDCTGINVADYMIDYILKKIGK, translated from the coding sequence TTGGACCTACATGGATGGATAATATATAACGGGTATTTACCAGGAAATAAATTTCTTGATTTTGCGGAATGGATCCAGGAAGCTGCACATAAGCGAAATATCTCAACATCAATCTATAAAAATAATGAACTTCTTCCCTTGCTGTCAACCGGGGAACTTGAACTACTTAATTCGCAGCAGACAAAGAAGCCTGATTTTGTTGTATTTACCGATAAGGATATCTATCTTGCAAAACAGCTTGAACTAATGGGGATTCCAGTATTTAACAATGCTGAATCAATTGAGAAAAGTGATGATAAAATTGCGACTTATCAAATGCTGGCGGCAGAAAAACTGCCCGTTCCTAAAACAATTATTGCACCAAAAATTTTTGCAAAAACATCACAATTCAATCCGAAAGACTTTCAAAATGCGACAGAGGACCTTGGTTTCCCGATGATTATTAAAGAAGCATTTGGTTCATTTGGTGAACAGGTTTATCTTGTACATACGATTGAAGAGATGTTTGCAAAAGTCCGTGAACTTCACGGAAAACCATTTATGCTGCAGGAGTATGTTCATTCAAGCCACGGAACGGATATGCGTCTGCATGTTGTTGGTAACCATGTAGTGGCAGCGATGACACGCCATGCCTCAAATGACTTCCGGGCAAATGTTACTGCCGGCGGAACGATGAAGAAATATCAGCCTTCCATCGAAGAAAAGAATATTGCTGTTGCTGCAGCAAAAGCAATTGGTACGGATTTTGCTGGCGTAGATTTACTATTTGGTCCAAACAACACGCCAATTATCTGTGAAGTGAATTCAAATGCTCACATACGAAATATGTTTGATTGTACAGGCATCAATGTGGCTGATTATATGATTGATTACATATTGAAAAAGATAGGAAAGTGA
- a CDS encoding bifunctional folylpolyglutamate synthase/dihydrofolate synthase, whose protein sequence is MDRIHKLLEMLDNPQKKVKAIHVAGTNGKGSTIQYIKNALLFNNYRAGVFTSPSLDGLNGYIFIDNNTITETDILRYMNEISPCIQLLDDENNHPTEFEIITAIAFMYFAENVDIALIEAGMGGKQDTTNCFLPILSIITNVERDHIAFLGDTFESIAHHKAGIIKANRPAIIGEMSETARAVISHEASMKNAPLYELNKTFNYSVVSDKHQTFVCTASGTGKNLKISIQANGSHQIKNASIAMMALELLQGNGFILSLEKIQQGLFHTQIPGRFEVIHKNPDIILDGAHNPAGIKAFVETVETNYKDMEKHLIFAAFKDKDLKRMLNQLDNTFSSITLTTFDHPRAASSEELHKLTNHQNTNVIDDWEHAVKVISCQNKDVCYFITGSLNFIAKVRKYFETSYKV, encoded by the coding sequence TTGGATCGCATTCATAAACTGCTTGAGATGCTTGATAACCCGCAGAAAAAGGTCAAAGCTATTCATGTTGCCGGGACAAACGGAAAAGGATCTACCATTCAATATATAAAAAATGCATTATTATTTAATAATTACCGTGCCGGTGTCTTCACATCCCCCAGTCTGGATGGTCTAAATGGATATATTTTTATCGATAATAACACGATAACGGAAACCGATATTCTAAGATATATGAATGAAATCTCTCCCTGCATTCAACTATTGGATGATGAAAACAATCATCCTACTGAATTTGAAATAATTACTGCGATTGCATTTATGTATTTTGCAGAAAATGTTGATATTGCATTGATTGAAGCAGGAATGGGAGGTAAACAAGACACGACGAACTGTTTCCTTCCTATATTATCTATTATAACAAATGTCGAGCGGGATCATATTGCTTTTTTAGGTGATACGTTTGAATCGATTGCACATCACAAAGCAGGGATAATCAAAGCAAACAGACCGGCTATTATAGGGGAGATGAGTGAAACTGCCAGGGCAGTTATCTCACATGAAGCTTCTATGAAAAATGCCCCATTATACGAACTAAATAAAACCTTTAATTACTCAGTAGTAAGTGATAAACACCAAACCTTTGTATGTACCGCATCAGGTACCGGGAAGAATTTAAAAATATCCATTCAGGCAAATGGCAGCCATCAAATAAAGAATGCCTCTATAGCAATGATGGCACTTGAATTATTGCAGGGTAATGGTTTTATTTTAAGCCTGGAAAAAATTCAGCAAGGTTTATTTCATACGCAAATTCCCGGTAGATTCGAAGTTATTCACAAAAATCCCGATATTATTTTAGATGGTGCACACAATCCAGCTGGTATAAAGGCCTTTGTAGAAACTGTTGAGACAAATTATAAAGACATGGAAAAACATCTTATTTTTGCTGCATTTAAAGACAAGGACCTGAAGCGAATGCTTAATCAATTAGACAATACTTTTTCTTCTATTACTTTAACGACATTCGATCATCCCCGGGCAGCCAGCAGTGAAGAACTGCATAAATTAACAAATCATCAGAATACAAACGTAATTGATGATTGGGAACATGCTGTCAAGGTAATCTCTTGTCAAAATAAAGATGTGTGCTATTTTATAACCGGATCACTGAATTTTATTGCAAAAGTTAGAAAATACTTTGAAACAAGCTATAAAGTATAG
- a CDS encoding GGDEF domain-containing protein yields MVSKRKKVAIWVLWAIGWPLVLWFSYEYYYLNVNQQLIDIFLFALLMGIVAWFPITIKDNPIFFVNGISIAVFLAFGLFVEILLTLIAITIVFFKLRVGKKDSFRYPLNMLLFSVVSLTAAGVFRLLDGSHESIRVQSEEQILAIFGYAITIFIVNTLFNKLLGKFLYNRDVKIFDEGLRWELTSSLLIIPVGFVLFILYTEIGRAGIFYLGIPFVFISIILMLLYSYQEINRFLEKTGEIGHQLTKRMVLNEVYDVFIHEISDLMPIDYAYIYIVDGDKLQLERFHDVMQKSDPLFDSLERNEAFSGKVWADGEPLLYKQASEWSTVRSRKIHHNIESVLSHPVEYGNNTIGVVTVESNKKRAFEKLHFQILDILTNYLGVAVENAKNYELTKSQSEKDGLTQLYNYKYMENLLENHYTSLIQNGSMNDFSVLLLDLDYFKSVNDTYGHEAGNEVLCQVSERIKMLVGNQGVVARYGGEEFIVFLPFSGQFESTQIAEQIRTLISGQPFIVDKHMFDHNDEVSISVTVSIGVSVYPIHCETPDELIRHADRAMYIGAKRKGRNRVAVYEELKTN; encoded by the coding sequence ATGGTATCTAAGCGGAAAAAGGTGGCGATTTGGGTATTATGGGCTATCGGATGGCCTTTGGTGTTATGGTTTTCTTATGAGTATTATTATTTAAATGTGAATCAGCAGCTAATAGATATATTTTTATTTGCGTTGCTTATGGGTATTGTGGCCTGGTTTCCAATTACGATTAAAGATAATCCGATTTTCTTTGTAAATGGAATTAGTATCGCGGTCTTTCTTGCATTTGGACTTTTTGTGGAAATATTGTTAACACTAATTGCTATTACTATTGTATTTTTTAAATTACGCGTGGGCAAAAAAGATAGTTTTCGCTATCCCTTGAATATGTTATTGTTTTCAGTTGTATCTTTGACTGCAGCTGGTGTTTTCAGGTTACTTGATGGCAGTCATGAATCAATACGTGTCCAAAGTGAAGAACAAATTCTGGCAATCTTCGGATATGCAATAACTATTTTTATAGTAAATACGTTGTTCAATAAATTGCTGGGTAAATTCCTGTATAATCGAGATGTTAAAATATTTGACGAAGGGCTGAGGTGGGAACTCACTTCATCGTTGTTAATCATACCCGTTGGATTTGTTCTATTTATTCTGTATACCGAGATCGGACGTGCAGGAATTTTCTATTTAGGTATTCCATTTGTGTTTATATCGATTATTTTAATGCTTTTATATTCTTATCAGGAAATTAATCGTTTTCTGGAAAAAACAGGTGAGATTGGTCATCAATTGACTAAACGGATGGTACTGAATGAAGTATATGATGTTTTCATCCATGAAATCAGTGATTTGATGCCAATTGACTATGCCTATATCTATATTGTTGATGGAGATAAACTGCAGTTGGAAAGATTTCATGATGTAATGCAAAAGTCTGATCCATTATTTGACTCACTTGAACGAAATGAGGCCTTCAGTGGAAAGGTTTGGGCAGATGGCGAACCGCTTTTATACAAACAGGCTTCGGAATGGTCAACGGTAAGAAGCAGAAAAATACATCATAATATCGAGAGTGTGCTGTCTCACCCAGTGGAGTATGGTAATAATACTATTGGTGTTGTAACGGTTGAGTCAAATAAGAAAAGAGCTTTTGAAAAACTGCATTTTCAAATCCTGGATATTTTAACAAATTATTTAGGTGTAGCAGTTGAAAATGCGAAGAATTATGAATTAACCAAGTCTCAAAGTGAGAAGGATGGGTTAACCCAATTATATAATTATAAATATATGGAAAATCTGTTGGAGAACCATTATACATCATTAATTCAAAACGGCAGTATGAACGACTTCTCCGTTCTGCTATTAGACCTGGATTATTTTAAAAGTGTTAATGATACATATGGGCATGAGGCCGGAAATGAGGTGCTTTGTCAGGTATCTGAACGCATTAAAATGCTGGTTGGTAATCAGGGAGTAGTTGCAAGGTATGGAGGAGAAGAGTTTATCGTATTTCTTCCGTTTTCCGGTCAATTTGAATCAACTCAAATTGCTGAACAGATAAGGACTTTAATCTCAGGGCAACCATTTATTGTTGATAAGCATATGTTTGACCATAATGATGAGGTAAGTATCTCTGTAACTGTCAGTATAGGTGTTTCCGTGTACCCGATTCATTGTGAAACACCTGATGAACTAATTCGTCACGCAGACCGGGCAATGTATATTGGAGCAAAAAGAAAAGGCAGAAACAGAGTTGCAGTTTACGAAGAGTTGAAAACAAACTGA